The Montipora capricornis isolate CH-2021 chromosome 3, ASM3666992v2, whole genome shotgun sequence genome window below encodes:
- the LOC138041113 gene encoding uncharacterized protein, whose amino-acid sequence MPGKCLFNERWFENSSYKLWLERDTDKYKAKCKVCMKTFDVSNMGESALSSHEKGKKHINLMEKQRSGTTVDIRNLLTNSPSTVSQPATGSNNSRSTTSLASNGGSTSASSSLTGLSDFVTRNDTLAAEIWWALKVNSSHYSYKSCEDISFLVQQMFPDSNIAKKFTCGEKKASYLTCFGIAPHFKSLLKEKVKSADGYVLLFDESLNHELQKKQMDFHVRMWNHDKVETRYFASEFLGHASAEDMLDKFHSCKEDLSFGNLIQLSMDGPNVNWKFYQMVEDEVKNDYSCTLLNTGSCGIHIVHGAFKDGCEAAGWTVQKTLGSLYWLFKDSPARRDDYSKVTGSSVFPLKFCQHRWLENVAVAERALEVWPDIVTFVNAVKEKKVKDPKTKSYEIIKSSCSDPLMPAKIAFFASVAKQITPFLTAFQTDKPMLPFMGNSLCTLLKSLMGRFIKNELMAEATSVLKILNMKPTDKEQQVDYHKVDVGFVAQKMLREKSSNLSERQVLEFRVGCKDFLAKTVAKLFDKTPIHYRLVRSMSCLDPRLMASEKESCEKKMKRILEILVEARRLKSAECDEVMYQFSQFLDYCSDNPDFEKFDPNEPTSRVDTLLYEHMAGDKQLAKVWQVVKLLLLMSHGQATVERGFSVNKQVAVENLSERSFIAQRIVHDHIESVGGLANVKISKPLLVSSAGARQKYLSHLEEQKRIKVSQEKMLKRKSTMEEIDLLKKKKKQFETDVEGLIKTADEFADKAENSRQLTWITKSNSLRRTAKDKMVQLKEIEKQLDGKLQQLRND is encoded by the exons atgcCTGGGAAATGCTTATTTAATGAACGTTGGTTTGAAAACTCTTCCTATAAATTATGGTTGGAACGTGACACGGACAAGTATAAAGCGAAGTGCAAAGTTTGCATGAAAACATTTGATGTGTCAAACATGGGCGAGTCGGCGTTGTCAAGCCATGAGAAGGGAAAGAAGCACATTAATCTTATGGAAAAGCAACGAAGTGGCACAACCGTTGACATAAGAAACCTTTTGACGAACAGCCCTTCCACTGTTTCTCAACCGGCAACTGGAAGCAACAACTCTAGATCAACCACATCCTTAGCGAGTAATGGCGGGAGTACATCGGCCTCGAGTTCATTAACAGGTTTGTCAGACTTCGTGACAAGGAATGACACTTTGGCTGCTGAAATTTGGTGGGCACTGAAGGTAAATAGCAGTCATTATTCTTATAAATCTTGCGAAGATATCAGCTTTTTGgttcagcaaatgtttcccgACAGCAACATTGCTAAAAAATTTACATGTGGGGAAAAGAAGGCCAGTTATCTTACTTGTTTTGGCATTGCACCACATTTCAAAAGTCTTCTTAAGGAAAAAGTGAAATCTGCAGATGGTTATGTACTTTTGTTTGATGAGAGCTTGAATCATGAACTGCAAAAGAAGCAGATGGATTTTCATGTTCGCATGTGGAATCATGATAAAGTTGAAACTCGTTACTTTGCTTCAGAATTTCTTGGGCATGCCAGTGCAGAGGACATGCTCGATAAGTTTCATTCCTGCAAAGAGGACTTAAGCTTTGGAAATTTGATCCAACTCTCCATGGATGGGCCCAATGTAAATTGGAAATTTTATCAAATGGTAGAGGACGAAGTAAAGAATGATTACAGCTGTACTCTCCTTAACACTGGCAGTTGTGGGATACATATCGTGCATGGAGCTTTCAAAGATGGTTGTGAAGCAGCTGGATGGACAGTGCAGAAAACCCTTGGGAGCCTTTACTGGTTGTTTAAAGATAGTCCAGCTAGAAGGGATGACTACAGTAAAGTAACAGGTAGCAGTGTATTCCCCCTGAAATTCTGCCAACACAGATGGCTGGAAAATGTTGCAGTTGCAGAGAGAGCACTTGAAGTATGGCCTGATATTGTCACATTTGTTAATGctgtgaaagaaaagaaagttaaagatccaaaaacaaaatcttaTGAGATCATCAAAAGTAGTTGCAGTGATCCCCTGATGCCtgcaaaaattgccttttttGCATCAGTGGCAAAACAGATAACACCTTTCCTCACAGCATTTCAAAC agaCAAACCTATGTTGCCATTTATGGGCAATAGCTTGTGCACTTTGTTGAAATCATTGATGGGCAGGTTTATCAAGAATGAACTTATGGCTGAGGCAACATCTGTTCTAAAGATCCTTAATATGAAACCTACTGATAAAGAACAGCAGGTAGACTACCACAAAGTTGATGTTGGCTTTGTGGCACAAAAGATGCTGAGGGAGAAGTCAAGCAATTTAAGTGAGAGGCAAGTGCTTGAATTCAGAGTAGGATGTAAAGATTTTCTTGCAAAAACAGTTGCCAAACTGTTTGACAAAACACCAATTCACTATCGACTGGTAAGAAGCATGTCATGTTTGGATCCAAGGCTAATGGCATCAGAGAAAGAgtcatgtgaaaaaaaaatgaagagaattCTTGAAATTCTTGTGGAAGCCCGTAGATTGAAGAGTGCTGAGTGTGATGAAGTGATGTATCAGTTTAGCCAGTTCCTTGATTACTGTTCAGATAATcctgattttgaaaaatttgacccAAACGAGCCCACTTCAAGAGTTGACACACTTTTGTACGAACACATGGCAGGTGATAAGCAACTGGCTAAAGTGTGGCAAGTGGTTAAGTTACTGCTGCTTATGTCTCATGGTCAAGCCACAGTTGAAAGGGGCTTTTCTGTAAACAAACAGGTTGCAGTTGAGAACCTTTCAGAAAGATCTTTCATTGCTCAGAGGATTGTTCATGATCATATTGAATCAGTTGGAGGCCTGGCCAATGTTAAAATCTCAAAACCGCTTCTGGTGTCATCTGCTGGAGCTCGACAAAAGTATCTTTCTCATCTAGAAGAGCAGAAAAGAATTAAAGTGTCCCAGGAAAAAATGTTGAAGAGAAAATCAACAATGGAGGAGATTGAtttacttaaaaagaaaaagaagcagtTTGAAACTGATGTGGAGGGTCTTATTAAGACTGCTGATGAATTTGCAGATAAAGCTGAAAATTCACGACAGCTTACTTGGATTACAAAATCAAACAGCTTACGACGAACTGCCAAAGACAAAATGGTACAGttaaaagaaatcgaaaaacaACTTGATGGAAAGCTCCAACAACTCAGGAATGATTGA